From Bacillota bacterium, a single genomic window includes:
- a CDS encoding GNAT family N-acetyltransferase, with amino-acid sequence MEIRKLSRENHQEVLDLFADETPYYYFLINELLDNNYSGEAFRVYGEYEGDQLVSILLNNFGNLTYYAKTLRDVAVYQEILPRLSYFKLSGPSELMAQFLPLVPVKSDTLSYMGVVKNIVAQRRYPQLSVRRISSEGELEMHYDLLQSTQEYNLEVSRDEYVAKELKRLQGSQDRRVYLSVDNKMVCACGTVKESRNSAIVIGVVTHPDYRRRGYGTEVLIGLFESLLEEGKYPYLFYNNPAARRVYKNLGMEEVCQWRVVMVDEESK; translated from the coding sequence GAGAATCATCAAGAGGTCCTGGATCTATTTGCCGATGAGACTCCATATTACTACTTCCTCATCAATGAGCTCTTGGACAACAACTATAGTGGCGAGGCCTTTCGTGTATACGGGGAATATGAAGGCGATCAATTGGTCTCAATCCTGCTGAACAACTTTGGTAATCTCACCTATTACGCAAAAACCCTTCGGGATGTTGCGGTGTATCAAGAAATCTTGCCTCGACTTAGCTACTTCAAGTTGTCGGGACCCAGTGAGCTGATGGCGCAGTTCTTACCCTTGGTGCCCGTCAAATCCGATACCCTGTCTTACATGGGAGTGGTCAAGAACATTGTCGCGCAGCGACGATACCCCCAGCTTTCAGTGCGGAGGATATCCAGCGAGGGGGAACTGGAGATGCACTACGACCTGCTCCAGTCTACCCAGGAGTACAACCTGGAGGTAAGCAGAGATGAGTATGTCGCCAAGGAGCTGAAAAGACTGCAAGGCTCCCAGGATCGAAGGGTTTATCTCAGTGTAGACAACAAAATGGTCTGTGCCTGCGGCACTGTGAAGGAAAGCAGAAACAGCGCCATTGTCATCGGCGTAGTGACTCACCCCGACTATCGCCGCAGGGGCTATGGAACGGAAGTGCTGATCGGTCTGTTTGAATCCTTGCTGGAGGAAGGAAAGTATCCTTATCTGTTTTACAACAATCCCGCGGCCCGCCGGGTGTATAAGAATCTCGGCATGGAAGAGGTTTGTCAATGGCGGGTTGTGATGGTTGACGAGGAAAGTAAATAA
- a CDS encoding aminoglycoside phosphotransferase family protein, whose translation MNNQSTGESAPIIDYLQERGLFTAVQSLEPLRNGASGAKVYRVIDQAGSYVVKHTHPSLCGGDQHLLSSYERELRFYSVVDSGTFPAVPQALHVENNPELGFILVLPNYERIEFDQWSPKLQERAAELCAQIHSLDPACVESLGLEFEEITVDTDILDQALENWIYVLNRHCQQLDTKPLQNIRDSMSSICSILNAPPHRVCHGDFHAENLLLNQGDLVICDWQNVNIGKGAGDISFFISRGKAAGIDIDAAQLIDRYCEKLSFYTKQEVEKKDIYDVINASTVHISFRFWPHYLRDAKADRVFQIYDAMVEAYLQLGL comes from the coding sequence ATGAACAACCAGTCTACAGGGGAATCAGCGCCCATAATCGATTACCTGCAAGAACGGGGTCTCTTTACTGCTGTTCAGTCCCTCGAACCCCTTCGAAATGGCGCCAGTGGTGCCAAAGTATACCGGGTCATTGATCAGGCGGGTTCCTATGTGGTAAAGCATACCCACCCATCCCTTTGCGGCGGTGACCAACACTTGCTGTCCTCCTATGAACGAGAGCTGAGATTCTACTCTGTGGTAGATAGCGGCACCTTCCCGGCAGTTCCTCAAGCCCTTCATGTGGAGAACAATCCCGAACTGGGTTTCATCCTGGTGCTCCCCAACTATGAAAGGATCGAGTTTGACCAATGGAGCCCAAAACTGCAGGAGCGCGCGGCTGAGCTTTGCGCCCAAATTCATAGTCTTGACCCCGCCTGTGTGGAAAGTCTAGGGCTGGAGTTTGAAGAGATTACTGTTGACACCGATATTTTAGATCAGGCACTGGAAAACTGGATCTATGTTCTTAACCGACATTGCCAGCAGCTTGACACCAAGCCCCTACAGAACATCCGTGACAGCATGTCCAGTATCTGCAGCATTCTCAATGCCCCCCCGCACCGGGTGTGCCATGGAGATTTCCACGCCGAGAACCTCTTGCTCAATCAAGGGGATTTGGTAATCTGTGATTGGCAGAACGTTAATATCGGGAAGGGAGCCGGTGATATCTCCTTTTTCATCAGCAGGGGTAAGGCTGCCGGTATAGACATCGATGCAGCCCAGCTGATTGATCGCTACTGCGAGAAACTCTCCTTCTATACGAAACAAGAGGTAGAGAAAAAAGACATATACGATGTGATTAACGCATCTACTGTGCACATATCCTTCAGGTTTTGGCCCCATTACCTCAGGGATGCCAAGGCTGACCGGGTTTTTCAGATATATGATGCGATGGTGGAAGCCTACCTCCAGTTGGGGCTCTAG
- a CDS encoding DNA topology modulation protein: MQRVMVIGSPGAGKSTFSRRLGEMLDMEVIHLDKEHWRPGWMEPTDDEWERIVKGLVARDRWIIDGNYGGSTMDLRLERADTVVFLDFPRVVCLWRVMKRRWMYRGRTRPDMAPGCPEKLDWGLIRFIWGYRKKSRPSVLQKLERHSGKKVYILRYPWHAQALLHNCSQTIGREGL; the protein is encoded by the coding sequence TTGCAGAGGGTCATGGTTATTGGTTCACCGGGAGCCGGCAAGTCGACCTTCTCCCGAAGGCTCGGCGAAATGCTGGACATGGAAGTCATCCATCTGGATAAAGAGCACTGGCGGCCAGGGTGGATGGAGCCGACGGATGATGAGTGGGAAAGGATTGTCAAGGGTCTGGTGGCAAGAGACCGGTGGATCATTGACGGAAACTACGGGGGAAGCACCATGGATCTTCGCCTGGAGCGGGCAGATACGGTAGTTTTCCTAGACTTCCCCCGCGTTGTCTGTCTGTGGCGAGTGATGAAAAGACGTTGGATGTACCGTGGCAGAACCCGACCGGACATGGCTCCCGGGTGTCCAGAGAAACTGGACTGGGGCCTAATCCGGTTTATTTGGGGTTATCGGAAGAAAAGCCGCCCCTCCGTTCTGCAGAAACTGGAAAGACATAGTGGGAAGAAGGTATATATTCTCCGCTATCCTTGGCATGCCCAAGCTTTGCTCCATAATTGTTCACAGACCATCGGGAGGGAAGGACTATGA
- a CDS encoding transglutaminase domain-containing protein produces MPKENYRNPAEYYASHSLITDPKEYRHLLADIPSSVSEMVEILQGLFLHIFWAERYGVTPTPQQREHVQARSVRNILEAIDNIDPAPLTEPRPLEKRFFGNCRDHSVLLCAMLRAQGIPARVRCGFATYFIPNHFEDHWICEYWDGQSDRWILVDPQLDTLQKQVLGISFDTLDMPQGQFITGAEAWKLARSGQEDPEKFGIFDMKGLWFIRGNLIRDLASLNKVELLPWDIWGLIEGQERELTEEDYTLLDEVAELIIGHDPKLYEVYQENPALKVPDVITSWTDNGPKPVTLE; encoded by the coding sequence GTGCCGAAAGAAAACTACCGCAATCCCGCTGAGTACTACGCAAGCCACAGCCTGATTACCGATCCCAAGGAGTATCGGCATCTCTTGGCCGATATTCCTTCAAGTGTATCGGAGATGGTAGAGATCCTTCAGGGGCTCTTTCTTCACATCTTTTGGGCAGAACGCTACGGAGTCACACCTACTCCGCAGCAAAGGGAACACGTGCAGGCAAGAAGTGTGCGGAATATTCTCGAGGCTATTGACAATATCGATCCAGCCCCTCTTACTGAGCCCAGGCCACTGGAGAAGCGGTTTTTCGGCAACTGCCGAGACCATTCGGTTCTCCTCTGTGCCATGCTCCGCGCCCAAGGAATCCCAGCCCGGGTTCGCTGCGGATTTGCCACCTACTTTATCCCGAATCACTTCGAAGATCACTGGATCTGTGAGTACTGGGATGGGCAGTCAGACCGCTGGATCCTGGTCGATCCCCAACTGGATACCCTGCAGAAACAAGTCCTGGGGATTTCCTTTGACACCTTGGATATGCCCCAGGGTCAGTTTATCACCGGGGCTGAGGCTTGGAAGTTAGCCCGCAGCGGCCAGGAGGACCCAGAGAAGTTCGGCATTTTCGATATGAAGGGACTGTGGTTCATCAGAGGAAACCTGATCCGGGATCTCGCATCGCTTAACAAAGTTGAGCTTTTGCCCTGGGACATCTGGGGACTCATCGAAGGTCAGGAGCGAGAATTAACTGAGGAAGATTATACCCTCTTAGACGAGGTCGCCGAGCTAATCATAGGCCACGACCCCAAGCTTTACGAGGTATACCAAGAAAACCCAGCGCTGAAGGTCCCTGATGTCATCACCAGCTGGACCGATAATGGACCAAAGCCAGTTACTCTAGAGTAG
- a CDS encoding GNAT family N-acetyltransferase codes for MKVKSFDQLSEAERQKLYQFVVQVGPDYYFSSYGEMLEDYLGFLFSQGKGHFSLWKGKDVIATAGVITEEIASRGEAFITGLTCAQAEQENFPQLLDAVIGYTRAFQPRVIRLGVPWEHRYLASEVERAGFEESYRALVFRHQGAASLDELPFSSLSLQELTVDNSRVFQRIHDDAFRDSPNSGCLAEEELEARLRPDSDLICGIALEKGQPVGAYELKVEGDTGWIEFLAISPSVQGQGLGKRLLLQLVNSLYQRGCREVKLFVISSNTRASNLYSRTGFVQEQIATFWYSLDLTK; via the coding sequence ATGAAGGTGAAATCTTTCGATCAACTCAGTGAAGCCGAAAGGCAGAAGCTGTATCAGTTTGTAGTTCAAGTAGGGCCGGATTACTACTTCAGCTCCTATGGAGAAATGCTGGAAGACTACCTTGGTTTTCTCTTTAGCCAGGGGAAGGGACACTTCTCCCTGTGGAAGGGCAAAGATGTCATTGCCACTGCTGGCGTCATTACCGAGGAGATCGCCAGTCGGGGGGAGGCCTTCATTACCGGCCTGACCTGTGCCCAGGCAGAGCAAGAAAACTTCCCACAGCTTTTGGATGCTGTCATTGGATACACTAGGGCTTTTCAGCCCAGGGTAATCCGTTTGGGCGTTCCCTGGGAGCATCGCTATCTTGCATCAGAAGTTGAGAGGGCTGGTTTTGAGGAGAGCTACCGGGCCTTGGTTTTTCGGCATCAGGGCGCTGCTAGTTTGGATGAACTGCCCTTCTCCAGCCTATCCCTGCAGGAGTTAACGGTTGACAACTCCAGGGTCTTTCAAAGGATTCACGACGATGCCTTCCGTGATTCCCCTAACTCTGGCTGCCTAGCCGAAGAGGAACTGGAGGCTCGTCTGCGCCCCGACAGTGATCTAATCTGTGGAATTGCCCTCGAAAAGGGGCAACCCGTGGGGGCCTACGAACTGAAGGTGGAGGGGGACACTGGGTGGATTGAGTTTTTAGCTATCTCACCTTCGGTGCAGGGACAGGGCCTAGGAAAGCGGTTGCTGCTCCAGCTGGTAAATTCCCTTTACCAGAGGGGATGCCGAGAGGTTAAGCTCTTCGTAATTAGTTCAAATACCCGGGCCAGCAATCTTTATTCGCGCACGGGATTTGTTCAAGAACAGATTGCGACCTTCTGGTATTCTCTTGATTTGACGAAGTAG
- a CDS encoding ABC transporter ATP-binding protein, which produces MEEVIKTVNLHKWFGSTHAVEDVNLSVRVGEIFGFLGLNGAGKTTTIRMLLGMVTPTQGQCYLFGKPVSPGATNLWAEVGYIVETPYSYPELTVRENLGIVRRLRGMGDSKCVDWIMEKLKLTEYAHRKARHLSLGNAQRLGIAKALIHRPKVLILDEPTNGLDPAGIVEVRKLLLELAEEGVTILISSHKLDEIARVATTIGIIHAGKLIKTIDGIRLKEQVKKWLVLDGRERQGMLSVLAQAGYQVDLGPGDGGRGPLLITDPRAVQSPDEVATLLVNAKVPPTLLQVVEEDLEAFFLRTIEEAGGKVDE; this is translated from the coding sequence ATGGAAGAAGTCATTAAGACTGTTAACCTACACAAATGGTTTGGCTCCACCCATGCCGTCGAGGACGTAAACCTATCGGTTCGGGTCGGTGAGATCTTTGGCTTCTTGGGCCTAAACGGCGCTGGCAAGACCACAACGATTCGGATGCTATTGGGAATGGTCACTCCCACGCAAGGTCAGTGTTACTTGTTTGGCAAGCCTGTCTCCCCTGGCGCTACCAACCTCTGGGCTGAAGTGGGCTATATCGTGGAAACCCCCTATTCCTACCCGGAATTGACGGTGCGGGAGAACTTGGGCATTGTCAGAAGGCTGCGGGGTATGGGGGACTCTAAGTGTGTCGATTGGATCATGGAGAAGCTGAAACTCACGGAATACGCCCACCGCAAGGCCCGTCACCTGTCGCTGGGTAACGCCCAGCGGCTGGGCATTGCCAAGGCCTTGATCCATCGGCCTAAAGTCCTGATTCTCGATGAACCCACCAATGGGCTGGATCCCGCGGGAATTGTCGAGGTACGCAAGCTTCTCTTAGAACTGGCAGAAGAGGGGGTAACCATCCTGATCTCCAGCCACAAACTCGATGAGATCGCCCGGGTGGCCACCACCATTGGAATAATTCATGCCGGAAAACTGATCAAGACAATCGATGGAATCCGTCTCAAGGAGCAAGTGAAAAAATGGCTGGTCTTGGATGGAAGGGAGCGCCAAGGGATGCTGTCGGTTTTGGCCCAGGCGGGGTATCAGGTGGATCTGGGGCCAGGAGATGGAGGCCGGGGACCGCTGTTGATCACCGATCCAAGAGCAGTGCAGTCTCCCGATGAAGTCGCCACTTTGCTGGTTAATGCTAAGGTTCCGCCTACTCTGCTGCAAGTTGTGGAAGAAGACCTGGAAGCCTTTTTTCTGCGCACCATAGAAGAAGCCGGAGGGAAGGTCGATGAATAA
- a CDS encoding ABC transporter permease subunit codes for MNKLATAFLVESKKLFRSKVPLVSLLASLMIPFVGGLFMFILKDPELAQKMGVISAKAHIMGTADWPSYLGLLSQAIAVGGLFIFGFITSWVFGREYSDRTINDLLALPISRGAIVMGKFLVVGLWSLSLSVVVIVLGFIVGRIVDIPQWSTAIAGEGLLTFLLCAILTLFLSTPVALLASIGRGYLSPLGFIVFTLVTAQVVAVTGYGWYFPWSVPALLSQTVGQGSMAVEPLGIHILLVTGLVGMGATVCWWRYADHK; via the coding sequence ATGAATAAGCTAGCTACCGCCTTCTTGGTGGAAAGTAAGAAACTCTTCCGCTCCAAGGTACCGCTGGTCTCCCTCTTAGCCAGTCTGATGATTCCCTTTGTCGGTGGGCTATTTATGTTTATCTTAAAGGATCCGGAGCTGGCTCAGAAAATGGGCGTAATTTCCGCCAAGGCACACATCATGGGGACCGCCGATTGGCCCTCCTATCTTGGGCTGTTGTCCCAGGCGATAGCCGTTGGCGGGCTCTTTATCTTCGGATTTATCACCAGTTGGGTCTTTGGCAGGGAGTATTCCGACAGGACTATCAACGATCTTTTGGCTCTGCCGATCTCGAGGGGAGCCATTGTCATGGGGAAGTTCCTGGTAGTGGGGTTGTGGTCCTTGAGCCTAAGTGTAGTGGTGATTGTCCTGGGATTCATTGTCGGCCGCATCGTCGATATCCCCCAGTGGTCCACGGCCATTGCCGGTGAGGGTTTGCTCACATTTTTGCTGTGCGCAATCTTGACTTTATTCCTGTCCACGCCCGTTGCGTTGTTGGCCAGTATTGGTCGAGGATATCTCTCTCCCCTGGGATTTATCGTTTTCACCCTGGTTACAGCGCAAGTCGTTGCGGTGACCGGTTATGGTTGGTATTTTCCCTGGTCAGTTCCGGCTCTGCTCAGCCAAACTGTTGGCCAAGGGAGCATGGCCGTCGAACCCCTGGGCATCCATATCCTTTTAGTCACCGGTTTGGTGGGAATGGGTGCAACCGTCTGCTGGTGGCGGTACGCAGATCACAAGTGA
- a CDS encoding CoA-binding protein — translation MMLAEKTWAVIGVTPNTDKFGYKIWKRLKDRGYDVYAVNPKYESIEGEPCYSSLSALPVKPAVIDFVVRRNITLQTLQEAHQLGIKNVWFQPGTYDEAVKEKAKELGMNTVYDCVLVQLGKSE, via the coding sequence ATGATGTTGGCGGAGAAAACCTGGGCGGTAATCGGGGTAACTCCCAATACCGATAAGTTTGGCTACAAGATTTGGAAGCGGCTCAAGGACCGGGGGTACGATGTCTATGCCGTCAATCCCAAATATGAGTCGATCGAAGGAGAACCCTGCTACTCTTCTTTGTCGGCGCTTCCCGTAAAGCCGGCGGTCATCGACTTTGTCGTTCGACGGAACATCACCCTGCAGACACTGCAGGAGGCCCATCAACTGGGGATCAAGAATGTGTGGTTTCAACCTGGAACCTACGATGAGGCCGTTAAGGAAAAGGCCAAGGAACTAGGAATGAACACGGTGTATGACTGTGTTCTGGTGCAACTGGGGAAGTCTGAGTAA
- a CDS encoding aldo/keto reductase yields MKYRQLGKAGIKVSEISLGSWLTYGNSVERDTAVRTIEKAYELGINSFDTANVYAQGEAERIVGPALKQFNRDSYVLATKVFWPMGDGPNDRGLSRKHVFEQLHHSLRRLEHDYVDILYCHRFDPTVRLEETLRTIEDMIRQGKVLYMGVSEWTAAQIVEGLRVQDRYLLDRIVVNQPVYNLFNRYIEESVVPTCLDNGIGLIVFSPLAQGLLTGKYRKGQEIPQDSRAADPKANQSITRMLTDANLEKVEQLIKIAEELGVTLAQLSLAWILHQPGISSALIGASKPSQVEENVKAIDIELSSEVLERIENIMQG; encoded by the coding sequence TTGAAGTACAGACAGCTGGGGAAAGCTGGGATCAAGGTTAGTGAGATTAGTCTCGGTAGCTGGTTGACCTATGGCAATTCCGTGGAAAGGGACACTGCCGTCAGAACCATCGAGAAGGCCTACGAACTTGGAATCAACTCCTTTGATACCGCTAATGTCTATGCCCAGGGTGAGGCCGAGAGGATTGTCGGACCGGCCCTAAAACAGTTTAATCGGGATTCCTATGTCCTGGCAACCAAGGTCTTCTGGCCCATGGGTGATGGCCCCAATGATCGCGGTCTGTCGAGAAAACACGTCTTTGAGCAGCTGCACCACAGCCTCAGACGGCTAGAACACGACTATGTCGACATCCTCTATTGCCATCGCTTCGATCCCACGGTGAGACTGGAGGAAACCCTTAGAACCATTGAGGACATGATCCGGCAGGGTAAGGTGCTCTACATGGGCGTCAGTGAATGGACTGCAGCCCAGATCGTCGAGGGACTTCGGGTGCAGGATAGGTACTTATTGGACCGGATCGTGGTTAACCAGCCGGTTTACAACCTCTTCAACCGGTACATCGAGGAGTCTGTAGTGCCCACCTGTCTTGACAATGGCATCGGGTTGATAGTCTTTTCCCCGCTGGCTCAGGGGTTGTTGACCGGTAAGTATCGTAAGGGTCAGGAGATTCCCCAGGACAGCCGGGCCGCGGACCCCAAGGCCAACCAGTCCATTACCCGGATGTTGACCGATGCTAATCTGGAGAAGGTGGAGCAGCTAATCAAAATCGCTGAGGAACTAGGCGTTACTCTGGCTCAACTGTCCTTGGCTTGGATTCTGCATCAACCGGGAATTAGCAGTGCTTTGATTGGCGCCAGCAAACCCAGTCAAGTGGAGGAGAACGTCAAGGCCATTGATATCGAGCTTTCCTCCGAAGTACTGGAGCGAATTGAAAACATCATGCAAGGATAG
- a CDS encoding class I SAM-dependent methyltransferase: MTANFDLSKEQYRDSSRLSARAQIYRYSTNPQPWFNWVADNIKIDLGSRVLELGCGTGALWKHLLGTLPEDADVVLSDLSPGMLQEARQDLSSDDPRFSYRIIDAMDIPYEAGTFQVVIANHMLYHVPDLDVALSEFCRVLQPGGVLYATTVGNRHLADIKEWLQEFDSRLVIDSLLLSPFTLENCQDSLLRHFEDVEVRLFPNELKVPSLESLLDYALSMLSQKQLAEIAAKLDSLASFLETKRSDDGHFLLPTATGMAIAKSR; the protein is encoded by the coding sequence ATGACTGCAAATTTTGACTTGAGCAAGGAGCAGTACCGGGATAGCTCTCGATTGTCGGCCAGGGCACAGATTTACCGCTACTCCACCAATCCTCAGCCCTGGTTTAATTGGGTGGCCGATAACATTAAGATTGATCTGGGAAGTAGGGTTTTGGAGCTGGGTTGTGGGACCGGTGCTTTGTGGAAGCACCTGCTGGGTACCCTTCCCGAGGATGCGGATGTAGTTCTCTCCGATCTCTCGCCGGGGATGCTGCAGGAAGCCCGACAGGATCTCAGCAGCGACGATCCTCGGTTTAGCTACCGGATCATCGATGCCATGGACATTCCCTATGAGGCTGGGACCTTCCAGGTAGTAATCGCCAATCACATGCTGTATCATGTGCCGGATCTAGATGTGGCTTTATCGGAATTTTGCAGGGTATTGCAGCCTGGAGGGGTGTTGTACGCAACTACCGTGGGTAATAGACATTTGGCCGACATTAAGGAGTGGCTGCAGGAATTCGACTCCCGATTGGTGATCGACTCTCTGCTCCTTTCCCCCTTCACCTTGGAAAACTGCCAAGATAGCCTGCTGCGTCACTTTGAGGATGTTGAAGTTAGGCTGTTTCCCAATGAACTCAAAGTACCCTCCTTGGAGTCATTACTTGATTACGCGCTGTCGATGCTATCTCAGAAGCAACTAGCCGAGATAGCCGCCAAGTTAGATAGCTTAGCCAGTTTCTTGGAGACCAAGAGATCCGATGATGGTCATTTTCTTCTGCCGACGGCTACAGGAATGGCCATAGCAAAGAGCCGCTAA
- a CDS encoding ferritin family protein, whose translation MRDIYTFAIEMEEEGIEYYRKLTKQAPHRRLRRIFEVLAEEEERHIHAIYCLIEKRPWGPKSDLIPEAKAAFAAIIDEGFEVDPTTPLAMQYAKAYRHAYEVERKNRDVYLDFAAKAREKKDKIAENVFLELADEEARHMILVDILFKTVTEPLRWTESEEFLQWQALAQ comes from the coding sequence GTGAGGGATATTTACACCTTTGCAATTGAAATGGAGGAAGAGGGGATCGAATACTATCGGAAACTGACTAAACAAGCCCCCCATCGGCGGCTCAGACGCATCTTCGAGGTCTTGGCAGAGGAAGAGGAACGTCATATTCATGCCATCTACTGTCTCATTGAAAAACGGCCCTGGGGCCCTAAAAGCGACCTAATTCCCGAGGCCAAGGCTGCCTTTGCGGCAATCATCGATGAAGGCTTTGAAGTGGATCCGACAACGCCCCTGGCGATGCAGTATGCCAAGGCATATCGGCATGCCTATGAGGTGGAGAGGAAGAATCGAGATGTTTATCTCGACTTTGCCGCCAAGGCCCGGGAGAAGAAGGATAAGATTGCAGAAAATGTTTTCCTAGAGTTAGCCGACGAAGAAGCCCGCCATATGATCCTCGTAGATATCCTATTCAAGACAGTGACGGAACCTCTGCGCTGGACAGAGAGCGAAGAATTTCTGCAGTGGCAAGCCCTGGCCCAGTAG
- a CDS encoding PAS domain-containing protein: MFVARHGPKINRDCVQKWFRYHSLTAIAILDRDFNFIEVNELYARRDGRRPEDFPGLNHFELYPSDAREIFEKVVATKRPFTAYERPFVYENSPEQGETFWDWTLVPLLSSDGEVEYLVLSLNEVTERVKLEREVRRLEGLRLLHSLLPIVEHELRNPLASMRSVLQLIILQRRHRDLEDTLASVIAELDKMTGIINRFSQSIEDHCAGLDFSDLRAAAQSILSRQC, encoded by the coding sequence TTGTTTGTAGCTAGGCACGGACCCAAAATCAATAGAGATTGTGTGCAGAAATGGTTTCGGTATCATTCTTTGACCGCAATAGCAATCTTAGATCGAGATTTTAACTTTATAGAAGTTAATGAGCTGTACGCTCGGAGAGACGGAAGGCGTCCGGAGGATTTCCCTGGGCTCAACCATTTTGAGCTTTACCCCTCCGATGCTCGGGAGATCTTCGAGAAAGTTGTCGCTACCAAACGCCCCTTTACAGCCTACGAGCGCCCCTTTGTGTATGAAAACAGCCCAGAACAGGGCGAAACCTTTTGGGATTGGACACTAGTTCCGCTGCTTTCTTCTGACGGCGAGGTGGAGTACCTGGTGCTGTCTCTTAACGAAGTGACTGAAAGAGTGAAGCTGGAGCGAGAGGTGCGTCGTCTAGAAGGATTACGTTTACTCCACAGTTTACTTCCGATCGTGGAGCATGAATTGCGCAATCCCTTAGCCAGCATGAGGAGTGTCCTGCAGTTAATTATTCTCCAGCGTCGCCATCGTGACCTCGAAGACACCTTAGCTTCAGTCATCGCAGAACTTGACAAGATGACGGGAATTATTAACCGATTCTCTCAGTCGATAGAAGACCATTGTGCCGGTTTGGACTTCAGTGATTTGCGCGCAGCAGCCCAATCTATCCTTTCGAGGCAGTGCTAG
- a CDS encoding sugar ABC transporter permease, which yields MGLLFVSPWIIGFTVFTLYPFVMSIYLSLTKYSVLAPAEFIGLDNYRTLFGDNLFWTSLYNTFYFCAFSVPLGAIIGVLLALLLNQNVGGMAVYRTVYYLPSIVPIVASSIVWMWLFNPYYGVINALLELVGIQGPGWIADPAWSKPALIIMSLWGVGNATLIYLASLQDVPVSLYESAELDGASAWHKTIHITIPMITPTILFNVIMGLINSFQYFTQAYIMTNGGPADSTLFYSLYLYNNSFRYFKMGYASAQAWILFVIIMFFTLLLLRSSRSWVYYAGER from the coding sequence ATGGGTCTGCTTTTCGTCTCTCCTTGGATCATCGGATTTACTGTTTTTACTCTCTATCCCTTTGTGATGTCCATCTACCTAAGCTTGACCAAGTATAGTGTCTTGGCCCCTGCCGAGTTTATTGGGTTGGACAATTACCGAACTCTCTTTGGGGACAACTTGTTTTGGACCTCATTATACAATACCTTCTACTTCTGTGCCTTTTCGGTACCCTTGGGTGCCATCATCGGCGTGCTCCTGGCCCTGTTGTTAAATCAGAACGTCGGGGGAATGGCGGTATATCGAACGGTTTATTACTTACCGTCCATCGTTCCCATTGTAGCCTCGTCTATTGTCTGGATGTGGCTCTTTAACCCCTATTACGGTGTGATCAACGCTTTGCTGGAGTTGGTTGGGATTCAAGGTCCCGGCTGGATTGCCGATCCGGCGTGGTCAAAACCCGCGTTGATTATCATGAGCTTGTGGGGAGTAGGAAATGCAACCTTGATTTATCTAGCCTCTTTGCAGGATGTTCCCGTTTCCCTGTATGAATCGGCGGAACTTGATGGAGCCAGTGCCTGGCACAAGACCATCCACATTACCATCCCTATGATCACACCCACCATTCTCTTCAACGTGATCATGGGTCTAATTAACTCATTCCAGTATTTCACCCAAGCCTATATCATGACCAACGGAGGGCCCGCGGATTCAACCCTCTTTTATTCCCTCTACCTATATAACAACTCATTCCGTTACTTCAAAATGGGATATGCATCGGCCCAGGCCTGGATCCTGTTTGTGATCATTATGTTTTTCACCTTGCTGCTACTGCGCAGTTCTCGATCCTGGGTGTACTACGCCGGTGAGCGCTAG